A single Bifidobacterium scardovii JCM 12489 = DSM 13734 DNA region contains:
- the rho gene encoding transcription termination factor Rho, whose protein sequence is MATSQNLEDMKLPELKELAKQMGLRGTSTMRKPDLLATLQAARSGGEAPAGVSVRAPRTDAKAASAQEAAPANTESPAAEAAPSAPAPAKAAEPAAESPASEPAQEPSAKRKPSRKAERPAGQPAARHSAAERSDAPAKAAAEQPSIDLPEVKESRPANTRKRRHESDAGAALLDDLGLDADNGRRRKVDKEESVPRRRRDMAADEDQPRRRRRMAEPDAPAEDTVRDLDDILATLPSQHDANRADRDDDAQPEREFTRRSRNRSDRGNDRNDRGDRNDRNDRRQRRLRGRDRDYEDRDERETRDVRDNRREEPQEDLVPVAGIVDVLDSYAFVRTSGYLPGPNDVYVSMGQVKKYGLRKGDAVHGSIRAPREGDRRNQRQKFVPLQSIDSINGMSVEDAANRPQFAKLTPLYPQERLKQETTPNKLTGRIMDIVSPIGKGQRGLIVSPPKAGKTITLQNIANAIATNNPEVHLMVVLVDERPEEVTDMERTVQGEVISSTFDRPASDHTTVAELAIERAKRLVELGQDVVVLLDSMTRLARAYNIAAPASGRILSGGVDAQALYPPKKFFGAARNIENGGSLTIISSALVETGSKMDEVIFEEFKGTGNMELRLSRELADKRLFPAIDINASGTRREELITAPAELPVVYRLRRLLGGLEPEQAYQTLVPRLKKAPTNRDFLAAISQQANSNAVNGN, encoded by the coding sequence GTGGCAACCAGCCAGAATCTTGAGGATATGAAGCTACCCGAGCTCAAGGAGCTCGCCAAGCAGATGGGACTTCGCGGCACCTCGACGATGCGCAAGCCCGATCTGCTCGCCACGCTACAGGCCGCCCGTTCCGGTGGCGAGGCGCCGGCCGGCGTCAGCGTGCGCGCGCCCCGTACGGACGCCAAGGCGGCTTCCGCGCAGGAAGCGGCCCCGGCCAACACCGAATCTCCGGCCGCGGAAGCGGCTCCCTCCGCCCCGGCTCCGGCAAAGGCCGCCGAGCCCGCCGCGGAATCGCCGGCGAGCGAACCGGCCCAGGAACCGTCCGCGAAGCGCAAGCCGTCCCGCAAGGCGGAGCGCCCGGCAGGCCAGCCGGCGGCGCGTCATTCCGCCGCCGAACGGTCCGACGCCCCGGCGAAGGCCGCCGCCGAGCAGCCTTCCATCGATCTGCCCGAGGTCAAGGAATCCCGCCCCGCCAACACGCGCAAGCGCCGCCACGAAAGCGATGCCGGTGCCGCGCTGCTCGACGATCTGGGCTTGGACGCCGATAACGGCCGCCGCCGCAAGGTCGACAAGGAGGAATCCGTGCCGCGCCGCCGCCGCGATATGGCCGCGGACGAGGATCAGCCGCGTCGCCGCCGCCGTATGGCCGAGCCGGATGCCCCGGCCGAGGACACCGTGCGCGATCTGGACGATATTCTCGCGACCCTGCCGTCGCAGCACGACGCCAATCGCGCCGATCGCGACGATGACGCTCAGCCGGAGCGCGAGTTCACCCGCCGCAGCCGCAACCGTTCCGATCGCGGCAACGACCGTAACGACCGTGGCGACCGCAATGATCGCAATGACCGCCGTCAGCGCCGCCTGCGCGGGCGCGACCGCGATTACGAGGATCGCGACGAGCGCGAGACCCGCGACGTGCGCGACAACCGCCGCGAGGAGCCGCAGGAGGACCTTGTCCCGGTCGCCGGCATCGTCGACGTGCTCGACTCCTATGCGTTCGTGCGCACCTCCGGCTACCTGCCCGGTCCGAACGACGTGTACGTGTCCATGGGCCAGGTCAAGAAGTACGGTCTGCGCAAGGGCGACGCCGTGCACGGTTCGATCCGCGCGCCGCGCGAGGGCGACCGCCGCAACCAGCGCCAGAAGTTCGTGCCGCTGCAGTCCATCGACTCGATCAACGGCATGAGCGTCGAGGATGCGGCCAACCGCCCGCAGTTCGCCAAGCTCACCCCGCTGTATCCGCAGGAGCGCCTGAAGCAGGAGACCACGCCGAACAAGCTCACCGGCCGCATCATGGACATCGTGTCGCCGATCGGCAAGGGCCAGCGCGGTCTGATCGTCTCTCCGCCGAAGGCCGGCAAGACGATCACGTTGCAGAACATCGCCAACGCGATCGCGACCAACAACCCCGAGGTGCATCTGATGGTTGTGCTGGTGGACGAGCGTCCCGAAGAGGTCACCGATATGGAGCGCACCGTGCAGGGCGAGGTCATCTCCTCGACCTTCGACCGCCCGGCCTCCGACCACACCACCGTCGCGGAGCTGGCCATCGAGCGCGCGAAGCGCCTTGTGGAGCTCGGCCAGGACGTGGTGGTGCTGCTCGACTCGATGACCCGTCTGGCCCGCGCGTACAACATCGCCGCTCCGGCCTCCGGCCGTATCCTGTCCGGCGGCGTCGACGCGCAGGCGCTGTACCCGCCGAAGAAGTTCTTCGGTGCGGCCCGCAACATCGAGAACGGCGGCTCGCTGACGATTATTTCGTCCGCGCTGGTGGAAACCGGCTCGAAGATGGACGAGGTGATCTTCGAGGAGTTCAAGGGCACCGGCAACATGGAGCTGCGCCTGAGCCGTGAGCTGGCGGACAAGCGCCTGTTCCCGGCCATCGACATCAACGCCTCCGGCACCCGCCGCGAGGAGCTCATCACCGCGCCGGCCGAGCTTCCGGTCGTCTACCGCCTGCGCCGTCTGCTCGGCGGTCTGGAGCCCGAGCAGGCGTACCAGACGCTGGTGCCGCGCCTCAAGAAGGCGCCGACCAACCGCGACTTCCTCGCCGCCATCAGCCAGCAGGCCAACAGCAACGCCGTCAACGGCAACTGA
- a CDS encoding pyridoxal phosphate-dependent aminotransferase, translating into MPTISQHAHAIPRSGIRDVFDRVERVPDAISLCVGEPSSTAAPHIVEAACRSIRNGRTKYTNVLGIEAFRRAAADYSRDVKGIVYDPECEIQAIDGATIGLFLALKAMLDPGDEVIIPSPFFTSYDAEVMMCGGVPVTVALKPEHQMQLNADDIEAAITPRTKAVLLNSPGNPTGAVTPASELARIAEVCKRHDLWAISDEVYHPFVFAEGIDAAPSIAAVEGMHERTVVVESLSKTFAMTGWRIGYLLGPAALIEQTSKIAELMHSSVNSTAQYAGVAALSGPRTPIQAMREEYRAKRQIVLDGLADCTALRLIEPQGAFYAFVDIRATRMDSDTFSRRLLEEEKTAVVPGEAFGREGEGFVRLSYAGDADELREGVRRLRAFAERHGDPLLGRHTPAYHHLEIMA; encoded by the coding sequence ATGCCAACGATCTCGCAGCACGCACACGCCATCCCCCGTTCCGGCATCCGCGACGTTTTCGATCGCGTCGAACGTGTGCCCGACGCGATTTCGCTGTGCGTGGGGGAGCCCAGCTCCACCGCGGCGCCGCATATCGTCGAGGCGGCGTGCCGGTCCATCCGCAACGGGCGGACCAAGTACACCAACGTGCTGGGCATCGAGGCGTTCCGCCGGGCCGCCGCCGACTACTCCCGCGACGTGAAGGGGATCGTCTACGACCCCGAATGCGAGATCCAGGCCATCGACGGCGCGACCATCGGCCTGTTCCTTGCGCTCAAGGCCATGCTCGACCCCGGCGATGAGGTGATCATCCCCTCGCCGTTCTTCACCTCGTACGACGCCGAAGTGATGATGTGCGGCGGCGTTCCCGTCACCGTGGCCCTGAAGCCGGAGCACCAGATGCAGCTCAACGCCGACGACATCGAAGCGGCGATCACCCCGCGCACCAAGGCCGTGCTGCTCAACTCCCCCGGCAATCCGACCGGCGCGGTGACCCCCGCCAGCGAGCTCGCCCGCATCGCCGAGGTGTGCAAGCGGCATGACCTGTGGGCCATCTCCGACGAGGTGTATCACCCGTTCGTGTTCGCGGAGGGCATCGACGCGGCACCGTCCATCGCGGCCGTCGAGGGCATGCACGAGCGCACCGTCGTGGTGGAGAGCCTGTCGAAAACCTTCGCCATGACGGGGTGGCGCATCGGATACCTGCTGGGCCCGGCCGCCCTGATCGAGCAGACCAGCAAGATCGCCGAGCTCATGCATTCCTCCGTGAATTCGACCGCGCAGTACGCCGGAGTCGCGGCGCTGAGCGGGCCGCGCACGCCCATCCAGGCCATGCGCGAGGAATACCGCGCCAAGCGGCAGATCGTGCTCGACGGGCTGGCCGACTGCACGGCCCTGCGCCTGATCGAGCCGCAGGGCGCGTTCTATGCGTTCGTCGATATCCGCGCCACGCGCATGGATTCCGATACGTTCAGCCGCCGACTGCTCGAGGAGGAGAAGACCGCCGTGGTTCCCGGCGAGGCCTTCGGGCGCGAAGGCGAAGGGTTCGTCAGGCTGTCCTACGCCGGTGACGCCGATGAGCTGCGCGAGGGCGTCCGCCGCCTGCGCGCGTTCGCCGAGCGCCACGGCGACCCGTTGCTGGGCCGCCACACCCCGGCCTACCACCACCTCGAAATCATGGCGTAA
- a CDS encoding Lrp/AsnC family transcriptional regulator, whose protein sequence is MDVRQDPRADAAGIDAKDATILDMLEEDGRATLSQLSKATGLSVSAAQSRVQKLEKRGIIKGYGAVIDHEQRGLPISAFVSVTPLDYDKESDIPRKLKDVDGVVSCYSVAGAPSFVLLVRVASPSKLEELLNLIHRTVPVSTESTVILKTYF, encoded by the coding sequence ATGGATGTCAGGCAGGATCCCCGAGCGGACGCCGCCGGCATCGACGCGAAGGACGCGACGATTCTGGACATGCTGGAGGAGGATGGCCGCGCCACCCTGTCACAGCTGTCGAAGGCGACGGGCCTGTCGGTCTCGGCGGCCCAATCCCGCGTGCAGAAGCTGGAGAAGCGTGGCATCATCAAAGGGTATGGCGCGGTCATCGACCATGAGCAGCGGGGGCTGCCCATCAGCGCGTTCGTGTCCGTCACGCCGCTGGATTACGACAAGGAATCGGATATTCCGCGCAAGCTGAAGGACGTCGACGGCGTGGTGTCCTGCTATTCCGTGGCCGGCGCGCCGAGTTTCGTGCTGTTGGTGCGCGTCGCCTCGCCGAGCAAGCTCGAGGAGCTGCTGAACCTGATCCACCGCACGGTGCCGGTGAGCACCGAGAGCACGGTCATCCTCAAAACCTATTTCTGA
- a CDS encoding chorismate mutase has translation MSETHTETQAEGDWLRPVDESQHDAHQGAESETVIDAAAAAEHPEVAETVAKIKALRQSIDNVDTAIVSLLAERFKYTSQVGVLKARAGFAPADYKREDYQIERLHRIAVDAGLDPDIAEMYREFVVTEAKKRHQRIADAGGDPGVLDVFA, from the coding sequence ATGAGCGAAACGCACACCGAGACGCAGGCCGAAGGCGACTGGCTTCGGCCTGTCGACGAATCACAGCATGATGCCCATCAGGGTGCCGAATCCGAAACGGTGATCGATGCGGCCGCGGCGGCCGAGCATCCGGAAGTCGCCGAAACCGTGGCGAAGATCAAGGCGCTGCGCCAGTCCATCGACAATGTGGACACGGCCATCGTCTCCCTGCTGGCCGAGCGGTTCAAGTACACGTCGCAGGTCGGCGTGCTCAAGGCGCGTGCCGGCTTCGCTCCGGCCGACTACAAACGCGAGGACTACCAGATCGAACGTCTGCACCGCATCGCGGTGGATGCGGGGCTCGACCCGGACATCGCGGAAATGTACCGCGAGTTCGTGGTGACCGAAGCCAAGAAGCGCCATCAGCGCATCGCCGACGCCGGGGGAGACCCGGGCGTGCTCGACGTGTTCGCCTGA
- the valS gene encoding valine--tRNA ligase — translation MSESTIINANLTPLPDKVGVDGLEDKWRAEWDESGVYKFRNTRDRKAVYSIDTPPPTVSGSLHVGHVFSYTHTDVIARYKRMRGYDVFYPMGWDDNGLPTERRVQNYYGVRVDVSLPYDPDFKPPFEGTDGKKIDAKDQVPISRKNFIELCERLTAQDEKLFEALWRKLGLSIDWSQTYHTIGQHPQRVAQKAFLRNLARGEAYQQDAPGLWDVTFQTAVAQAELESREYPGFYHKVAFRFEDGTPIYIETTRPELLAACTSLIAHPDDERYKKYFGQTVYSPLFKVKVPILAHPAAEMDKGAGIAMCCTFGDVTDVEWWRDLKLPTRPIIQRNGRIVMDTPDWITDPAGREVFAETAGKTTFSARKIIVDKLRESGDLDGEPTPTKRMTNFYEKGDKPLEIVTSRQWYLKNGGTDAKLNAELIERGKELEFHPDFMRVRYENWVHGLNGDWLISRQRFFGVPFPLWYPVKTDGEPDYDHPIAPSEDRLPIDPTIDVPEGYDESQRDVPGGFTAEKDIMDTWATSSLTPQIVTHWAEPDEASKALFASTFPMDLRPQGQDIIRTWLFSTVDRAHLENKCLPWAHATLSGWILDPDHKKMSKSKGNVVVPNEPIEKFGADAVRYWAAAARLGLDATYDIGQMKIGRRLAIKLLNATKFALAIGREDENHHVGAPAAASWDPADVTEPLDRAAMAKMALVVRQATEALEAYEHSKALEVIEGYFWQFCDDYIELVKNRAYGTADATGHVPSEAAVKSARTTLGLGLDAFARLLAPYLPYAAEEVWSWMHEGEGSVHRAAWPTADVYEQAAFKVPPELLAHAGEALAALRGIKSKAKVSMKTPILSVRLGVADDVRASLESAMNDIAAAGRVVGRISFVSAAAAVKAVHQTAVAAADAAAAAKSEAEAAIDVIVEDSELGEPPAKKAK, via the coding sequence ATGAGCGAAAGCACCATCATCAACGCAAATCTGACCCCATTGCCCGACAAGGTGGGCGTGGACGGCCTCGAAGACAAGTGGCGCGCCGAGTGGGACGAATCCGGCGTCTACAAGTTCCGGAACACCCGCGACCGCAAGGCCGTGTACTCGATCGACACCCCGCCGCCCACCGTGTCCGGCTCCCTGCACGTCGGCCACGTCTTCAGCTACACCCACACCGACGTGATCGCACGCTACAAGCGCATGCGCGGCTACGACGTGTTCTACCCGATGGGCTGGGACGACAACGGCCTGCCGACCGAGCGCCGCGTGCAGAACTACTACGGCGTGCGCGTGGACGTCTCGCTGCCGTATGACCCGGATTTCAAGCCGCCGTTCGAGGGCACCGACGGCAAGAAGATCGACGCCAAGGACCAGGTGCCGATCTCGCGCAAGAACTTCATCGAGCTGTGCGAGCGCCTGACCGCCCAGGACGAGAAGCTGTTCGAGGCCCTGTGGCGCAAGCTGGGCCTGTCGATCGACTGGTCGCAGACCTACCACACCATCGGCCAGCACCCGCAGCGCGTGGCCCAGAAGGCCTTCCTGCGCAACCTCGCCCGCGGCGAGGCCTACCAGCAGGACGCCCCCGGCCTGTGGGACGTGACCTTCCAGACCGCCGTGGCCCAGGCCGAGCTCGAGTCGCGCGAATACCCCGGCTTCTACCACAAGGTCGCCTTCCGCTTCGAGGACGGCACGCCGATCTACATCGAGACGACCCGCCCCGAACTGCTCGCGGCCTGCACCTCGCTGATCGCCCACCCGGACGACGAGCGCTACAAGAAGTACTTCGGCCAGACCGTCTACTCCCCGCTGTTCAAGGTGAAGGTGCCGATCCTCGCGCACCCGGCCGCCGAAATGGACAAGGGCGCCGGCATCGCCATGTGCTGCACCTTCGGCGACGTGACCGACGTCGAGTGGTGGCGCGACCTCAAGCTGCCGACCCGCCCGATCATCCAGCGCAACGGCCGCATCGTGATGGATACCCCGGACTGGATCACCGATCCGGCGGGCCGCGAGGTCTTCGCCGAAACCGCCGGCAAGACCACCTTCTCCGCCCGCAAGATCATCGTCGACAAGCTGCGCGAGTCCGGCGACCTGGACGGCGAGCCGACGCCGACCAAGCGTATGACGAACTTCTACGAGAAGGGCGACAAGCCGCTCGAGATCGTCACCTCCCGCCAGTGGTACCTCAAGAACGGCGGCACCGACGCCAAGCTGAACGCCGAACTCATCGAGCGCGGCAAGGAGCTCGAGTTCCACCCCGACTTCATGCGCGTGCGCTACGAGAACTGGGTGCACGGCCTCAACGGCGACTGGCTGATCTCCCGCCAGCGCTTCTTCGGCGTGCCGTTCCCGCTGTGGTACCCGGTGAAGACTGACGGCGAACCGGATTACGATCACCCGATCGCCCCGAGCGAGGATCGTCTGCCGATCGATCCGACCATCGACGTGCCGGAAGGCTACGACGAGTCCCAGCGTGACGTGCCCGGCGGCTTCACCGCCGAAAAGGACATCATGGACACCTGGGCCACCTCCTCGCTGACCCCGCAGATCGTGACCCACTGGGCCGAGCCGGACGAGGCCTCCAAGGCCCTGTTCGCCTCCACCTTCCCGATGGATCTGCGCCCGCAGGGCCAGGACATCATCCGCACCTGGCTGTTCAGCACCGTGGACCGCGCGCATTTGGAGAACAAGTGCCTGCCGTGGGCCCACGCCACCCTGTCCGGCTGGATCCTGGACCCCGACCACAAGAAGATGTCGAAGTCCAAGGGCAACGTCGTGGTGCCGAACGAGCCGATCGAGAAGTTCGGCGCGGACGCCGTGCGCTACTGGGCCGCCGCCGCGCGCCTCGGCCTCGACGCCACGTACGACATCGGCCAGATGAAGATCGGCCGCCGTCTCGCGATCAAGCTGCTCAACGCCACCAAGTTCGCACTGGCGATCGGCCGCGAGGACGAGAACCACCACGTCGGCGCCCCCGCGGCCGCCTCGTGGGATCCGGCCGACGTGACCGAGCCGCTCGACCGCGCCGCCATGGCCAAGATGGCGCTGGTTGTGCGCCAGGCCACCGAGGCGCTGGAGGCGTACGAGCACTCCAAGGCGCTGGAGGTCATCGAGGGCTACTTCTGGCAATTCTGCGACGACTACATCGAGCTGGTGAAGAACCGCGCGTACGGCACGGCGGACGCCACCGGCCATGTGCCGAGCGAAGCGGCCGTGAAGTCCGCGCGCACCACGCTGGGGCTTGGCCTCGACGCGTTCGCCCGCCTGCTGGCGCCGTACCTGCCGTACGCCGCCGAAGAGGTGTGGAGCTGGATGCATGAGGGCGAGGGCTCCGTGCACCGCGCCGCATGGCCGACCGCCGACGTGTACGAGCAGGCCGCGTTCAAGGTGCCGCCGGAGCTGCTGGCCCACGCCGGCGAGGCGCTGGCCGCGCTGCGCGGCATCAAGTCGAAGGCCAAGGTCTCGATGAAGACGCCGATCCTGTCGGTGCGTCTGGGCGTGGCCGACGACGTGCGCGCGTCGCTGGAAAGCGCGATGAACGATATCGCCGCGGCCGGCCGCGTGGTCGGCCGCATCTCCTTCGTGAGCGCCGCAGCCGCGGTCAAGGCCGTCCACCAGACCGCCGTCGCCGCCGCCGATGCGGCCGCCGCGGCCAAGTCCGAGGCCGAAGCCGCCATCGACGTGATCGTCGAGGATAGCGAACTCGGCGAGCCGCCGGCGAAGAAGGCCAAGTAG
- a CDS encoding ABC transporter substrate-binding protein, translating to MQHRRSNTSLRSWLIFAATALALAAIGWVVWSLATNHDVLPHIDSAHSDTSITVGLTDAPQSLDIRTDGGTAVERALIGNVYETLVTRDNDNTLQPGLAKSWKVSDDGLTYTFTMRSGLRFSNGHALDADDVVWSLQQTVKNQYQGAGDLAALKSVESRDSRTVAITLAKPDPTLPRALAGRAGIVYDSTAKVSYASEALGSGPFTVARFDKRGTITLERNDDYWGAEAGVARVTLHYYADDNALAEAVRGNVVDLALPGDAATANALAGDTALTITHGTSTSKVMLALNNGTDSIFSDQQARKAIRHAVDAGSIAASRPDSAGALGGPIGRLEPGYEDLTGLFPYDPGTASALINNFIAGASYFGVIDLVVPQQYEDIGNTVATQLQAVGLSVRTDVVDGATAEQRIADGQYTIAVTATSGDDDAAAFGTSDNVFRYTSGTAQEAYGNATGATNDKDYQERMRAFAKTVSQDAAADWLYQRNTTVVARDHASGYPTNMTDRYLPLAGIVKK from the coding sequence TTCGCGGCCACGGCGCTGGCGCTGGCGGCCATAGGCTGGGTCGTCTGGTCGCTGGCTACCAACCACGACGTGCTGCCGCACATCGACTCCGCGCATTCCGACACCTCCATCACCGTCGGGCTGACCGACGCCCCGCAATCGCTCGACATCCGCACCGACGGCGGCACGGCCGTGGAGCGCGCACTGATCGGCAACGTCTACGAGACGCTGGTCACGCGCGACAACGACAACACACTGCAGCCCGGGCTGGCGAAGAGCTGGAAGGTCTCGGACGACGGCCTGACCTACACGTTCACGATGCGCTCGGGGCTGCGCTTCTCGAACGGGCACGCGCTCGACGCCGACGACGTGGTGTGGTCGCTGCAGCAGACCGTCAAGAACCAATACCAGGGCGCCGGCGATCTGGCCGCGCTCAAAAGCGTCGAAAGCCGCGACTCGCGCACCGTCGCCATCACGCTCGCCAAACCCGACCCGACACTGCCGCGCGCGCTGGCCGGGCGGGCCGGCATCGTCTACGACTCCACGGCGAAGGTCTCCTACGCCAGCGAAGCGCTCGGCTCGGGTCCGTTCACCGTCGCCCGGTTCGACAAACGCGGCACGATCACCTTGGAACGCAACGACGACTACTGGGGCGCCGAGGCCGGCGTCGCGCGCGTCACTCTGCATTATTACGCCGACGACAACGCACTGGCCGAAGCGGTGCGCGGCAACGTCGTCGATCTGGCGCTGCCGGGCGACGCGGCCACGGCGAATGCGCTGGCCGGCGACACGGCGCTGACCATCACCCACGGCACGTCCACGTCGAAGGTGATGCTCGCTCTGAACAACGGCACCGACTCGATCTTCTCCGACCAGCAGGCGCGCAAGGCGATCCGCCATGCCGTCGACGCCGGGTCCATCGCGGCGTCGCGGCCCGACTCCGCGGGGGCGCTCGGCGGGCCGATCGGCCGGCTCGAACCCGGATACGAGGATCTGACCGGGCTGTTCCCCTACGATCCGGGCACGGCGAGCGCGCTGATCAACAACTTCATCGCCGGCGCCAGCTACTTCGGCGTCATCGATCTGGTCGTGCCGCAGCAGTACGAGGACATAGGCAACACGGTCGCCACCCAGCTGCAGGCCGTCGGGCTGAGCGTGCGGACCGACGTCGTCGACGGGGCGACCGCGGAGCAGCGCATCGCCGACGGGCAGTACACCATCGCGGTGACGGCGACGAGCGGCGATGACGACGCCGCGGCGTTCGGCACCTCCGACAACGTGTTCCGCTACACCAGCGGCACCGCGCAGGAGGCCTACGGCAACGCGACCGGCGCGACCAACGACAAGGACTACCAGGAGCGCATGCGCGCGTTCGCGAAGACGGTGAGCCAGGACGCGGCGGCCGACTGGCTGTACCAACGCAACACCACCGTCGTGGCGCGCGACCATGCCAGCGGGTATCCGACGAACATGACCGACCGCTATCTGCCGCTCGCCGGCATCGTCAAGAAGTAG